In Aureibaculum algae, the following are encoded in one genomic region:
- a CDS encoding PspC domain-containing protein: protein MNKTININLGGIFFHIDEEAYQKLRRYLDAIRRSLSDDPQGRDEIINDIESRISELLSERVKDPRQVISEVDIDEVIAVMGQPEDYMIDEELFTDDSGKNYSSKSTKKKLFRDGDDKFIGGVASGMAHYFDIDAIWIRIGWLVATFGLGFGPLVYIILWILLPEAKTTADKLQMEGEPVNITNIERKIRAEFEDVSESVKGAASEVSEAVKGAYNNVSGSVKKKDVRRGNSRARSGLQDVIDTLGRVLAGIFLVLGKFIGVIVIVVSVISLIALVISLFTAGTVDFMGMDSFFDDDFQMLSGTGVPIWLVSLLILILIGIPIFMLFILGLFILSNKTKILSRPTKLVFLGIWIIALLSAIFFGIKQGAEFANEGSSIEKNELSMMSSDTLTIKMVDNEDLSNNNNFNHKIYFKKVLDANDQIKFYSNDVNISIRKSDSTEAYTKIYKRANGRTRLIARENAERIEYNYQQSGNSLVFNSYFLTDSRNTFRNQDLKINLYIPENKVVYFEESSRVFLRNIKTVNNMYSRDMAKHYFKMTDEGLECLDCPPPKSESNDDEDEDDGVNIKLNDDSLKVEINDNGEKAEIKIDENGVIIK, encoded by the coding sequence ATGAACAAGACAATAAATATAAATTTAGGAGGAATCTTTTTTCATATTGATGAAGAGGCTTATCAAAAATTGAGAAGATATTTAGATGCTATCCGTCGTTCATTAAGTGACGACCCACAAGGTAGAGACGAAATTATCAATGATATTGAGTCCCGTATAAGTGAATTGCTTTCAGAGCGAGTTAAAGATCCGAGACAAGTCATTAGCGAAGTTGATATTGATGAGGTAATTGCTGTTATGGGGCAACCCGAAGACTATATGATAGATGAGGAATTGTTTACTGATGATTCTGGTAAAAACTACAGCAGTAAATCGACTAAGAAAAAACTTTTTAGAGATGGAGATGATAAGTTTATTGGAGGTGTAGCCTCTGGTATGGCTCATTATTTTGATATAGATGCTATATGGATTAGAATAGGTTGGTTGGTAGCTACTTTTGGACTTGGGTTTGGACCTTTGGTTTACATCATTCTATGGATTTTATTACCAGAGGCGAAAACTACAGCAGATAAATTACAAATGGAAGGTGAGCCAGTTAATATCACTAACATAGAAAGGAAAATTAGAGCTGAATTTGAAGATGTTTCAGAAAGTGTAAAAGGAGCTGCTAGTGAAGTGTCTGAAGCCGTAAAGGGAGCTTATAATAATGTGTCTGGTTCTGTAAAAAAAAAAGACGTAAGAAGAGGAAACTCTAGAGCTAGGTCTGGCCTTCAGGATGTTATCGATACCTTAGGTAGGGTGTTGGCTGGCATCTTTTTAGTATTAGGGAAGTTTATCGGTGTCATCGTTATTGTAGTCTCTGTAATTTCTTTAATTGCATTAGTGATAAGCTTATTTACTGCAGGTACGGTCGATTTTATGGGAATGGATTCCTTTTTTGATGATGATTTTCAGATGCTAAGCGGTACGGGAGTTCCTATATGGTTAGTTTCTTTATTGATTTTGATTTTAATTGGGATTCCTATTTTTATGCTGTTTATTTTAGGATTGTTTATCCTTTCTAATAAAACTAAAATATTGAGTAGACCCACAAAATTAGTATTTCTTGGTATTTGGATTATTGCTCTTTTATCTGCAATTTTCTTCGGAATAAAACAAGGTGCAGAATTTGCGAACGAAGGCTCTTCAATAGAGAAAAATGAACTATCTATGATGTCATCAGATACCTTAACCATAAAAATGGTTGATAATGAAGACCTGTCTAATAACAATAATTTTAACCATAAAATCTATTTTAAAAAAGTGTTGGATGCTAATGATCAAATTAAATTTTACTCTAATGATGTAAACATTTCAATTAGAAAATCAGATAGCACAGAAGCGTATACTAAAATTTATAAAAGAGCAAATGGTAGAACACGTTTAATTGCAAGAGAAAATGCAGAACGTATTGAGTATAATTATCAGCAGTCTGGAAATAGTTTAGTGTTTAATAGTTATTTTTTAACAGATAGTAGAAATACATTCAGAAATCAAGATTTAAAAATCAACTTATATATTCCCGAAAATAAAGTGGTTTATTTTGAAGAATCATCTCGCGTATTTTTAAGAAATATTAAGACAGTTAATAATATGTATAGTAGAGATATGGCCAAGCACTATTTTAAAATGACAGATGAAGGTTTAGAATGTTTAGATTGTCCTCCTCCAAAATCTGAAAGTAATGATGATGAAGATGAAGATGATGGTGTCAATATCAAATTAAATGATGATAGCCTAAAGGTTGAAATTAATGATAATGGTGAAAAAGCTGAAATTAAAATTGATGAAAATGGAGTTATTATAAAATAA
- the trxB gene encoding thioredoxin-disulfide reductase: MSENIEKIKCLIIGSGPAGYAAAIYAARADLKPVMYTGLEPGGQLTTTTEVDNYPGYPDGVDGTQMMEDFKKQAERFDTEVRFGLATKVAFSDKVGGIHKVTIDGSKEIEAESVIISTGATAKYLGLPSEERLKGGGVSACATCDGFFYKGQDVIVVGGGDTAAEEATYLSKLCKKVTLLVRRDEMRASKAMQHRVANTENLEVLYFTELDEVLGDQVVEGVRVVNNKTGEKREIAVTGVFIAIGHKPNTELFNGILDMDETGYLITKGKSTKTKLPGVFAAGDVQDKEYRQAITAAGTGCMAALDAERYLAALEN, from the coding sequence ATGTCAGAAAATATAGAAAAAATAAAATGCCTTATTATTGGATCGGGCCCAGCAGGTTATGCTGCAGCTATATACGCCGCAAGAGCAGATTTAAAACCAGTAATGTATACAGGTTTAGAACCTGGTGGACAATTAACAACAACTACTGAAGTTGATAATTACCCCGGCTACCCTGACGGTGTTGATGGTACCCAAATGATGGAAGATTTTAAAAAACAAGCCGAGCGTTTTGATACAGAAGTACGATTCGGACTGGCTACCAAAGTAGCGTTTAGTGATAAAGTTGGTGGTATTCATAAAGTAACCATTGATGGTTCAAAAGAAATAGAAGCTGAAAGTGTCATAATCTCAACAGGTGCTACAGCAAAATATTTAGGGTTACCTAGTGAAGAAAGATTAAAAGGTGGTGGTGTATCTGCATGTGCTACGTGTGATGGATTCTTTTATAAAGGCCAGGATGTTATTGTTGTTGGTGGTGGAGATACCGCTGCAGAAGAAGCGACTTACTTGTCTAAACTGTGTAAAAAGGTAACTCTTTTGGTTCGTCGTGATGAAATGAGAGCGTCAAAAGCTATGCAACATAGAGTAGCTAACACTGAAAATTTAGAAGTATTGTATTTTACAGAATTAGATGAAGTATTAGGCGATCAAGTTGTTGAAGGAGTTCGTGTTGTAAACAATAAAACGGGTGAAAAACGAGAAATAGCTGTAACTGGTGTTTTTATCGCTATTGGACATAAACCAAATACTGAATTATTTAATGGTATTTTAGATATGGATGAAACTGGTTATTTGATAACTAAAGGAAAATCTACTAAAACAAAATTACCAGGTGTATTTGCTGCTGGTGATGTACAAGACAAAGAATATAGACAAGCAATAACTGCTGCAGGTACAGGTTGTATGGCTGCTTTAGATGCTGAAAGATATTTGGCTGCTTTAGAAAACTAA
- a CDS encoding head GIN domain-containing protein, producing MKTLLKIATVIVLFLTTSCMLDGVKGNRNVITQERTITSDFDAISVSHGIEVRLTMSDETSLSVEADENLHDLIITEVEDGVLRIYSEKNIWSAKSKKVYLTATDIIKIKATSGANVYSENTISADEFDVRTSSGADVKLMLDVSDLICNASSGSGASLKGATGSFSANASSGSNIRANDLIAKTCNADVSSGANVSVTVTESIDANASSGGGIRYSGNPENVQKNSSSGGSIRG from the coding sequence ATGAAAACTCTATTAAAAATTGCGACAGTAATCGTATTGTTTTTAACAACTAGCTGTATGCTAGATGGTGTTAAGGGAAATAGGAATGTGATTACCCAAGAAAGAACAATTACGTCAGATTTTGATGCCATTTCTGTGAGTCACGGAATAGAAGTACGTTTAACAATGAGCGATGAAACTTCTTTATCAGTAGAGGCAGATGAAAATTTGCACGACTTAATTATTACAGAAGTAGAAGATGGTGTATTACGTATATATTCAGAAAAAAATATATGGAGTGCGAAATCTAAAAAAGTGTATTTAACCGCTACAGATATTATTAAGATTAAAGCGACTAGCGGGGCAAATGTATATTCTGAAAATACAATATCAGCAGATGAATTTGATGTTAGAACTTCAAGTGGAGCTGATGTCAAATTAATGTTAGATGTTTCTGATTTAATTTGTAATGCGAGTAGTGGCTCTGGAGCAAGTTTAAAAGGTGCTACAGGAAGTTTCTCTGCAAATGCATCAAGTGGAAGTAATATTAGAGCTAATGATCTAATTGCAAAGACGTGTAATGCTGATGTTTCTAGTGGAGCTAATGTATCAGTTACTGTAACAGAAAGTATTGATGCCAATGCAAGTAGTGGTGGAGGTATTAGATACTCAGGTAATCCAGAAAATGTTCAGAAAAATAGTTCTTCTGGGGGTAGTATAAGAGGATAA
- a CDS encoding PadR family transcriptional regulator, producing the protein MKIENTKAQMRKGVLEFCILSILQDGDAYTSEILSSLKDAKLLVVEGTIYPLLTRLKNAGLLSYRWEESTSGPPRKYYGLTETGTLFLKELTTTWAELVLAVKTVTTKKSAKK; encoded by the coding sequence ATGAAGATAGAAAATACAAAAGCACAAATGCGAAAAGGCGTTTTAGAATTTTGCATCCTATCCATTTTACAAGATGGGGATGCTTATACTAGCGAGATTTTATCGAGCCTAAAAGATGCAAAACTGCTTGTGGTTGAAGGTACAATTTACCCGCTTTTGACGAGGCTAAAAAACGCAGGTTTACTCAGCTATCGTTGGGAAGAATCAACATCTGGTCCGCCAAGAAAATATTACGGACTAACAGAAACAGGCACATTATTTTTAAAAGAACTAACTACAACTTGGGCTGAGCTTGTCTTAGCTGTAAAAACAGTAACTACAAAAAAATCAGCAAAAAAATGA